Proteins encoded together in one Plectropomus leopardus isolate mb chromosome 19, YSFRI_Pleo_2.0, whole genome shotgun sequence window:
- the psmc5 gene encoding 26S proteasome regulatory subunit 8: MEVDGVDHMEMGESKGGSGLRQYYLSKIEELQLTVNDKSQNLRRLQAQRNELNAKVRLLREELQLLQEQGSYVGEVVRVMDKKKVLVKVHPEGKFVVDVDKNIDINDVTPNCRVALRNDSYTLHKILPNKVDPLVSLMMVEKVPDSTYEMIGGLDKQIKEIKEVIELPVKHPELFEALGIAQPKGVLLYGPPGTGKTLLARAVAHHTDCTFIRVSGSELVQKFIGEGARMVRELFVMAREHAPSIIFMDEIDSIGSSRLEGGSGGDSEVQRTMLELLNQLDGFEATKNIKVIMATNRIDILDSALLRPGRIDRKIEFPPPNEEARLDILKIHSRKMNLTRGINLRKIAELMPGASGAEVKGVCTEAGMYALRERRVHVTQEDFEMAVAKVMQKDSEKNMSIKKLWK; the protein is encoded by the exons ATGGAGGTGGACGGAGTCGATCAT ATGGAGATGGGGGAGAGTAAAGGTGGCTCAGGTCTGCGGCAGTACTACTTGTCAAAGATAGAGGAGTTGCAG TTGACCGTAAATGACAAGAGCCAGAATCTTAGACGTCTGCAGGCACAGAGAAATGAGCTCAATGCCAAAG TGCGTCTCCTTCGTGAGGAGCTGCAGTTACTACAGGAGCAGGGGTCCTACGTAGGAGAAGTGGTTAGGGTCATGGACAAAAAGAAAGTGCTGGTCAAG GTGCATCCAGAAGGAAAATTCGTGGTGGATGTGGACAAAAACATTGACATCAATGAT GTGACTCCCAATTGTCGGGTGGCTCTGCGTAACGACAGCTACACCCTACACAAGATCCTGCCTAACAAGGTGGACCCTCTGGTGTCGCTCATGATGGTGGAGAAGGTGCCGGACTCCACCTATGAAATGATTGGTGGCCTGGATAAGCAGATCAAGGAGATCAAGGAAGTGATTGAGCTGCCTGTCAAGCACCCAGAGCTGTTTGAGGCTTTAGGCATCGCACAGCCAAAG GGTGTGTTGCTGTACGGTCCCCCAGGCACAGGGAAGACCCTGCTGGCCAGAGCTGTGGCCCACCACACCGACTGTACCTTCATCAGAGTGTCCGGGTCTGAGCTGGTCCAGAAGTTCATTGGAGAGG GTGCCCGTATGGTGCGTGAGCTCTTCGTCATGGCCAGAGAACATGCTCCCTCCATCATCTTCATGGACGAGATCGACTCCATCGGGTCGTCTCGCCTGGAGGGCGGCTCGGGTGGCGACAGTGAGGTGCAGAGGACAATGCTGGAGCTTCTCAATCAGCTGGACGGCTTCGAGGCCACCAAGAACATCAAG GTTATCATGGCCACCAACCGCATTGACATTCTGGACTCAGCTCTGCTCAGGCCAGGCAGGATCGACAGGAAGATTGAGTTCCCCCCTCCAAATGAAGAG GCTCGTCTGGACATCCTGAAGATCCACTCCAGGAAGATGAACCTGACGCGGGGCATTAATCTGAGGAAGATTGCAGAGCTGATGCCTGGAGCCTCTGGTGCTGAGGTCAAG ggtgTTTGCACTGAGGCAGGGATGTACGCTCTGAGAGAAAGGAGAGTTCACGTCACCCAGGAGGACTTTGAGATGGCTGTCGCTAAG GTGATGCAGAAAGACAGCGAGAAGAACATGTCCATCAAGAAGCTGTGGAAGTAA